Genomic segment of Wolbachia endosymbiont (group A) of Longitarsus flavicornis:
GGCTAGTAGTTATATCCATGTTCATAATTTTACTTTTGGTAAGTATAGCACATGGTTTATTTTTATTCTGAAAAAACATTACTACTTCCACTTATTACTTTGAACCCACAAGATACTGAATCCCCAACTCTTCCTATACCATGACCATTAGCAAACACTGTTTTTGACCCTTGTGCCATTACCTTATCTTCACTAAAACTATCTCCTTGCCTACAAATTGGTCTACTATTCGCAAATACATCACTGCTTCCTCTTAGAACCTGTTCATAATCTTTTGAGGAACAAAGCAGTGAAAGCAAGAACTACCATTTGCAAGCTGGTGTTGAGTTTACGCTCGCAATTTTTCCATAACCGTCTACATTTTTCCAACCAAGCAAAAGAACGCTCTACAACCCATCTTTTTGGCAATACAGCAAAGGTATGTAATTCACTGCGTTTTATTACCTCAACAGTTGCACCAATAGTTGCTTTTATTTGTGTTGCAAAATTCTCTCCCGTATAGCCTGCATCAACCAGTACATTTTTAACTCCCGAGAGGTTTTCTTTTGCATTTTCTACCATTCTCACAGCACTGCTACGGTCAGTTATCTCTGCTGTTGTTACATAAATTGCATGTGGCAAACCTTGCGTATCTACTGCAATATGGCGTTTTATTCCTGAAATCTTTTTGCCTGCATCGTAGCCTTTTTCTTCAGCAGTATCTGCATTTTTTACACTCTGTGCATCAATTATGCAGAAGCTGGTTTTTTCTTTCCGACCATTGTTTTGTCGGACTACGCCAACTATTTTTTTTTAACACCAGCTCCAGAACACTTTCTTTATTTGCATCTGGTTTTTCACTCCACTTCTTAAAATAGTCGTAACAATTGCGCCATTTTGGAAACTCTTTTGGTAGCATTCTCCACTGACAAACGCTTTTCAGAACGTATAACACTCCACAAAATACATCATACAAATCAAGTTTTCTTGGTTTTGTTTTTTTTCTACAGGACTCTAGATCTGGTAATATAATCTCAAATCTTTCCCGACTTATATTACTTGGGTATAAACTCCTCATATATCCTAACTTATATACATTATCTCTTAGTTTATTCCTTTCTTGAGATCATGTACAGGTTCTTATACAAAAATGCGGCATAGCTTCTCCACAGTAGTCTCCTAGCCTCACTATTCCTTTTTTCACCTTTTCCTCAATTTAGATTTATTCTTTGTGCCTTAAGTTTTATTCCGTCTTTTGTCATCTCTATGCTTGATCCTCCTACTTTCAACATTAGTTTATCTACTACATCAATCTCAAGATGATGCTTCTCCTTATCGTACGATAATTTCGTTCCATCCTGAAACTCAAAAATATGAGCATCTTTTCGGCATTCTGAGGGAAAATACTTCTGCTGATAAATTGCTGGTAACACTACCCCTAATGATAATTCCCCAAATGGCGATAATACTATCACTTGTTCATCGAGACTCA
This window contains:
- a CDS encoding PAAR domain-containing protein, which codes for MLSLLCSSKDYEQVLRGSSDVFANSRPICRQGDSFSEDKVMAQGSKTVFANGHGIGRVGDSVSCGFKVISGSSNVFSE
- a CDS encoding IS5 family transposase (programmed frameshift) — encoded protein: MRSLYPSNISRERFEIILPDLESCRKKTKPRKLDLYDVFCGVLYVLKSVCQWRMLPKEFPKWRNCYDYFKKWSEKPDANKESVLELVLKKIVGVVRQNNGRKEKTSFCIIDAQSVKNADTAEEKGYDAGKKISGIKRHIAVDTQGLPHAIYVTTAEITDRSSAVRMVENAKENLSGVKNVLVDAGYTGENFATQIKATIGATVEVIKRSELHTFAVLPKRWVVERSFAWLEKCRRLWKNCERKLNTSLQMVVLAFTALFLKRL
- a CDS encoding phage baseplate assembly protein V; the encoded protein is MLESNFAISELQRKLANIVRIGLVKEVDYEKARVKVQIGDIVTDYLPWIARRAGEDRIWSPLSLDEQVIVLSPFGELSLGVVLPAIYQQKYFPSECRKDAHIFEFQDGTKLSYDKEKHHLEIDVVDKLMLKVGGSSIEMTKDGIKLKAQRINLN